The Urocitellus parryii isolate mUroPar1 chromosome 13, mUroPar1.hap1, whole genome shotgun sequence nucleotide sequence CTATTGTCCTTCTAGGTGGTCAGGAGCCACAGCTGTCTAAAAGTAAAGAGCTAGAAACCTGAAAACCTGAATTCCAACCGTAACACTGTCATATAGTTGGTTGCCCAACTTTGagcaaattttataaattctcttgacatcagttttctcatttcataaatgaaaacAGTGATCTCATAATATTatcaatgtaaaatgaaaaattggggtggaaaaaatttttaaaatctttctgtataataaaaatagatgaaaaaatattcaggacCTAGAACAGTGCCTACTAATTATATAAACTATGTCTAAACaacaaatttcacttttaaaaatccagaaaggTAGCACATTTCACTtagatgacatttattttttgttagtttttaaagtgaaagaaattaCAGTGCATCTTATTTGCTGAAGCTCATTAACTTGTCAGTATAACAAAACACTATTGTCTACAGGAATATCgctctattttttaatataaaagattcATCTATTAAGGTTTTGTaattactgtttttttcccctagaaataGAAGTTATAAAAGAAAGCTTAGCTAGAGGGTAGACTGTACAAACCCTGTGCTTCCGTCCAATACCATTGACACTGGTTACATTATGTGAGTGGTGGCTGGCCCCTCCCAGGGACCAAATCCTTACTGTGAGGGTATGTATTTCTTCCTTCTCAGTGCTTAGAACAGGGTGGAGCCTCATACTCAAATTTTTACTAAGTATCTGCTCAGGAAATAGTTCTCAAATTCAATAGctacctaaaaagaaaaagataatcagAAAATAGGGGaagattcaagatggcagattaggGAAGGCTGCATTGCCAGTTGCTCCCCGGCTTTGTTAAAGCAGTGGGAGTACGgcttctcagtgaggtgggtgaaagagggaattcactgaaattcagtaTTGGACAGAGTTTCTTAAAGACTCAGAAGTTTGAGTGCATTGAACTAATAACAAGAAAGAGTACACTGGAGCCAAGCTGGTTGTGGCCGTGGAAGTGGTGGCCAGGCTCACTGCAGAGGGCAAGGATaacacagagagaaaacacaGTGGAAAAATTCTGCATGGAAAAACCTATAGAACAGAAAAGCACCTTGAgcttagctgatccagaggctaTGCAGTGAAGTGGAGTTGGAAAAATGCTGTGTTTCTGAATTGATGAGTGGAGAGATGAGGCAGGATCCTTGTTGAGAAGCCCAGGAGATCATAGCAAATGCTGCCACACTGACCCGGCAAGGGCCTACCATATGACCTAGGATGTACTTAGCAGAACATGAGTAAAATAGGCACAGAcaagattgagcccaggggaatTTAAATCAGAGATATGGAGGGAAATGAAACCTGCTTTCCCTTTGAATCTGGCGGGTCATGTGACCAGCTGAAGAGGGTTGGGAAACTGAACAAGCAGGTGTGAAAACATTCTGGAACTAAGCCTAGGAAAGCCATATTCATGGGTAGCAGAATGTGTGAGACCCGTGGGGAGGGTTAGCTCCCCTTCGCCATTATTGGGAATTATTGGGAGGCTCCCAAGATCCAGACTCCTAACAGAGATAGCCATTTTCCTTGTCTTAGGGGGTGTCCCTCTAATCTTTCCAGAGCAGATACCAACCAACAAAGCTCCTAAAGCCTGATTAAGGGTCCATATAAAACAGTGgtaactgaaaaaaatcaggTATAAAGCAAGAATGTTCttagttttgtaaaaataaatatatacatgaaggTCTGTAAGGGCCAATGCAAACATGTAAACAAGGATTCTTTCTGGGGAGTATGGTTTGGAGTGATTTCTTGTTTCCTTCTTTACATTTatgaataaactttttaaaattaagctgaGTCACAAGACGCCAAAACCTTCAACTGAAACAATCATAAAACCAAAGGAAAGGTTTTCCTCTGTGACTGCAAAGCTGGCTTCAGACACCCTCTTACTGGGCCTCCAAGGCAAGAAGACCAGTTGTGTCCTTTTTGTGGTGACAGTGTCAGGCTGCCAGCACAGAACCTGAGGTTGAAGGTGACCTGCTCCTCAACTAACCTGTAAACAAGATATACCTCCCCATTTACTTGGATCCGTTTTAATGTCACttggtaatgttttatttttctccctgaaGTTTTTGacatttctgatatatttttaaacagaattctTGATTTGAGGTTTATTGGATAACTTGATGCAAATTTGGGCTGAAATCcacttttgggggtgggggacttcTTAGGAATGTTTATCCCACACTGCCTCAGCAGTAGCCCATAGTCCCCTGTTACCCTTCTTGGGTGCTGAGGACATCGCCTTTCAGGTCCCAGCAATAGGTGTGTGCTGCAGGGGCAGTGGGCAGCTCCAGTCAGACACCCACCTTTGGCAGTCtctcttcttctgtctttcccTCACTCCTCTATGTCATCAAATCCTCAGCTCAGTTTTGTGTCTGGGTTATCAAATTTCTTAAGAGCAAAAGCAATTTTGAATATTATTGCTTATTTTTGTGGTTTCTCATTTCCTCTAAGATTTAGACtggtaactttatttatttatttattttaaaattttttattctaatttgttatatatgacagcagaatgcattataattcatattacacatatagagcacagtttttcatctctctggttgtatataaagtatattcacaccatttgttcttcatacatgtactcagggtaatgatgtccatctcattccaccatcttttctacccctattcctcctgccttccccacccaaccctttgccctatctagagttttaaaattctgattcagatgaaaataaaagttacCAAGTTTAGAACTGAAGAGGGAATGAAGGACTTGAGGTGTCCTCTGCTTGTTAAGAGTCTTGTACTCATTTTGTAATAACAATACTGGCAAGGTGCAGAACTAAGAAtggatttgaaaaagaaaatttatatgatGTTCTTATTCTCAAAATTATAATAAgagtttaaacatttttttatgaaattctGTGACATTATTCACTTTAGTTGAACAGTTATACTGACAAATGTTCCTTAAGTGCAGAcccaagatttattttaaggtaaCTTAACTCCTGTTCTCAGagatttaaagattttatttcaaaattattttagtggTGAAGTaaatagatatataataaaacacagaaacaaatatGTTTTGCCAGTTTTCTCCTGAAGTATGACTGCAAATTTATATTTTCGATGCAGGAAATACACGCTGCCAActagaaataattcattttgaagCTTTCGAAAGAAACAAgtgaagcaaaattttaaaaaatatgtgaattctacacacacacacacacacacacacacacacacacacacaccccatatatATTCTTTCATCTCTGAATGCAAATAGCAAAACATCCTTGAATGGTTTTAAATTCAGGAATTTCATAATATAATCAATATGCAGTAGTAGCCAGGATGCTCTTTGTGGAATACAACAAAAcataaagcattttatttcttgtggaaAGTAGAAAAAATTTCACTGGTAGAAAACAAGcgtagaaaagagaaatgaagcatttaaaatcaattcattaccatgcgatttcccttctcactccctttccctcccatctctcatccctgtttaatgtaaatcttcttctcaagctcttcgtccctaccctgtccttgtttactccccttatatcaaaggagtcatttggtatttgttttttaaagattgactagcttcacttagcataatctgctctacagcaatctgtatacggggtaaaattgggagttcataacccacttgaatcaaactgtgaaatatgatgtattaagaactatgtaatgttttgaatgaccaacaataaaaaaaataaataaataaataaataaataaataaataaatcatgaaccatctaaagaataaataattaaatatcaaaaaaaaaaaataaaaataaaatcaattcatATCAGCTATCGTCAAAAAAGCTGATAAATTAAGATGGTTGACAGTTTGAGTTTTTCCTGTTAAAGCTGAATGGTAGCAGGttccagaaattttaaaaatcacaggaaaagcttcaaattgaaaatttttttgtttgacaTAGTCTCACCCAGTACCTTTTATATGCCCGAAGTATCTACAATAGTGCTTGGCACACAACAAACACAGTACTAAATACCTACTGAATGAAATCACAAAGGCCTTTTGAGAACAACAGTTTGAGCAAGTGCTAAGGCACTAAGGTAGTTTACATAGGCCCAGTAGCAAATGCATGCAAAGAAATGGAATCACAGCGGGAAAGGAATTTGTAATGTGTCTAAGCTTTTCCAGTCCTATATACAATCACTCTGACATACGAAAAAATACAGTAATttgaaataccttttttttatttaaaataaaacactataaaGGATATGACgacatgaacattttaaatatcaatgCGTAAGGACCTTAAATCTTTCTTTATAAATACTGGCTACTCTTAagtattaataaatattcaatactTTGTCAGTTCCAGCATAAACCAGATCAtatgcaatttgaaaaaaaagcaaaatctggTTGATTGGTTAGTCAAATAAAAACTAATCATTGAGAAGCTCCACATTTTTACCTTTTTGCTATAACAAGCAGTAAATAcaataaatgatataattataacatgtaataaaagtataaataaaaccaaatacaaaTGTAAAAGCAGCATATACTCTGAAAATGTATTACATGAGAAGAATTTGGTACTCCTTTAAGTATGATTCTTGAAATTAATTTTGGCCTATTTCCAtgggtattttaaatataatggcTGATTTCTTAAACTTCTGGATATAGGCAAAAAGAAATCATGATTCTAAAACTAATGCACAATTGGAATGTGAAGAATGATTTTTCAGGGGGAGAATTTCACATTGTGTATAAATCAACAAAAACTTAAACAAGTAAAATTTAGTTTTCCTTAATTAGATTTGGAATTATCTTGGCTTTCAGAAATTATAATCTTTGAAATGTACCAAAATCTTCATTATTGCAAATATGAGCACAAAGTTTGGTCTAGaaactttttttctgaacatGGAATGTTATATCAACAATCTATCTACCAATCAAgattaatacatacatataaatacacatatatatatttcaaactttcattaggataaaattataagagaaaaataaacctacTTTACACAAGAACATTAGCTGATATTAACACAGCAAGTTTTGCCACATAGGTTTACATTTATCAAAGTGAAATACTATATTgtaaattctaaattttacatACTAATGAAGTGAAGGAGGAGCAACCAAGATTCTCTTTATAAAGAACTCGGAGATATTACACATCACTTTAGCAGTGGACTTTCTTTTAGCTCTTCTGTTTAGTTTACAATGTTAAGTCTTCACTGCCTAAGGCTTAGTAATGATAGGGCAACTGCAGGAAGCAGACTGGGAATCCAGAGCAGTGGAAAGTCTGGCTTCACAATGATTACATGTGTGGATGACCGTGCTAaccacatatacatatttgtgaatATTACTTTCACAAACAAATCCTGTCATCACAGCCTCACTGACAAATGATGTCCCATTCTTTACTACAGTGTCTTACTTATCTATAATACTAGCTTCAGAAGGAGAAAGGAACACTCAAAACAGGCTTTAAACTAAGTGTATGTGCCTGTGAAAATGGCAACTTGGGAAATAGAGAAAATTCTGGGAAAACAAAAATGCTTAAAGGTTTCAGGAGCTAGAGTTCTATTTACATTTCAAAGGAGAGTTTATGCCTATTTTTGTTTAACTGAAGTGGTTTAGTGAAATAGTGGGGACAGACCACATTTAAACAATCAAAGTTCAACTTCAACTTGGTTCTCTACTAGTTTTTGATGAAGGATTGTTTCAGTGGGATTCTCAATGAAGacttttggtttcttttaaatgtattgcAACAATTGGatcatgttttataaaataaatgtccaaaatGTTTGAAAGCCAGAATAACACTCATTAGGTGAGAAGCTctatttgtgtttctctttttttttcctaatgttagaaaatttatttgtaatatggACCAGAAGGTCATTCTGGACTTTTGCTTCAATACATATGTAGCCTGAGGCCTGGGTCAGGAGTCAGAAGAGTTTGCTGGAGACTATTAGTCCTGGGGCTCAGGTAGTAGCTGTCTCCTTGGTTTCAGCAGTGGATACAAGGCTTAACTCACTGCCTGGCACACTGCAGGGGACAAGAAATGTTGCTGGAAAAAGAAATCTCCACTCCAATAAAAGCTCTCCTTCTGCTGTAAAATAGGCTTTACGTACTCAGGGATTCCTGTTAGTTCACatgtaaaaacaaaagtgaaatttagtgagccaatgaGACACAGTAGATATCCTCAAAATGTAATGTATACATACATcctgattttttctttaaaaaatacaccaTACCTTACATTCAAGATAGGTCCTGAAGTGTTCATCAGTGAAATTTTATGTGATACCttgaatttgctttaaaatattacaataaaaaatgCTTGTCTATGAGGACCAGATTGAGCAGTGGCAAAACATTAATAATTGGTGGATCTGGGTGACTGTGTTTGTTCATACTGTTATCTGCACTTtgtgtgatttaaaaattttgatcctcagggttatacaaaatgtcatataagaggaaaggaggggcaagacaagataatacaaatggaagaaatgatttacagtagaaggggtagagagagaaaaggggaggggaggggaggggaggggaagggaggggggatagtagagaattggacagacagcagaatacatcagaaactagaaaggcaatatgtcaatcaatggaagggaaactgatgtgatacagcaatttgtatacggggtaaaagcgggagttcataatccacgtgaatcaaccgtgtaatatgatgtattaagaactatgtaatgttatgaacgtccaataaaaaaaaaaaaaaaatgtaaaaaaaaaaaaaaattttgataataaaaaataattcttcaaattagtttcaataataaaaatagtaaaggcaaaatatattttttattatcaaattactatataaaataattagaaactttCCAAAGATCTgtataaaattaaagagaaaattaacaagtgaataaGGAAGTTCCatagcagcacatggaacctgaCTCATGCTCACAGGAGTGACCATGAGACACATCTAGAAGAGCATTCATCAGCATTTGGAATGGTCATCTCTGTATGCATCTCTGCAAAGAGAAATTgtaggcagttttttttttttttaactttttcttgatAGTGCTGTTTTATCAAACTTTTCCCAGGagtacatattaattttttaattaggagAAACTGTTATCTATAATGAAATTCTATAATCATCTTCATTATGTTATTGTTTATAGATGATGGAATGactttatgttaaaaattatgtcagattttaAGTAAACAAAGTAAGAAGGTGCTatacttctaaaaataatataaaatataaaatctggaatatattacattatttccagaaatacaaataacaagTTTTAAGGTACATTTCCTTAACCACCTACTGAGTGCATTAAAACGTAAAACgtctaaaacaatataaaatacaaCATTATAACATACCTTTTTTAGTTAATTCAAATTAGGATAAAAATTCTATTAGTTATAGGAAGAAAGAGCATTTGGAAGAGGAAAGAATGTTTTCTAGTTGATTCCTAAAGAATTTGAAAGTATTCCAATAGTTCTATGTAAAAAAAGTATTTGTGGATATTTTAGTAACATATTTGTTCTTAGAGAAGAACAGATGgaaacacagaataaaatataatttccagaTGCACAAGTTTATGAATTCAGTGCCATGGACTCAGCATTGTCAATTAAATCTCAAAAGATCTCAAGTTTAAATTTAGCTGATACTACATCCCTTTCAGAATGAATTCTGACCTGGTGATGAACCTCTGGTCTCCCTTGAGGTCTGTTATCTCAGGTGCCATTAGAAGGATGGTATTCTGGAGGCATATAACCTTATATCTTAAGGCAGGTTGCCGCTGTCCTCACTTCCTAGTCTGCAGGGACCCCAGAAGAGTGAAAAGCAGCCCACAGGGCCTGTCTCCGTGTCATTCCCTCTCTGGAGTCTTTATTATACAAAACAGTGGCTGCACATAGACCTTATTCAAGGGATGTGCCATTTCCACCTCTCCGTATTTCCTTGCTgatgttaaaaagaaatttaagaatagCTCCCTTTTACCAAAATACTGGGGAGCCCCCAAAGTAGCAAAAACAATTCAAAtaatgtaaagaaaaacaaataaaaggtgtCATCTCAGTTACCTGGTAGATATTCTTTCCTTTTACATCTGTGTTCTAAGTTTTGGGAATGGTGAGAGATCTCTTAGATTTTGGTTTATCCAAATCAGATATCTATATCAGACTGAAGAAGtacactttattaaaaattaactgtATACTTACACTTGTCTTGGGTGGAAATTCTGTTTCTTAATACTTGTGTTTCTAGATGATCTTGGGCAAATCATTtaaattcttactttttaaaagtctagTACATCATGAATATCATcagattaaaacaatttttccaaattttattttttacctggtCCCTAGAAGAACTGGATCGCCCGATGAGCAGTGCTGGAATGAtgcttctttgaagtgtctgaaGGCTCcagatgtaattttcttttagacCGGGCTGTTCTGCTTACTATTGACCTATGATCACTTACATTGACTTCTTTAGTTTGATTTGCTGATTGCTGCTGTAGTTGGGGATCTTTAGTTTCTATGTCTGATTCAAAAATGTGTGGCTGTCTTTCCAGTTTTAGAGACTTGTGGCTTTTCCCTAAAATTTCTGTTATACATTTACttgttaaattttctctttcatggAAATTAACAGAGCTTTTTATCatacttaaattattatttgacaTCTGAAATACTTCACTATTAGATAGCTGTTTGCTTTCATCTGATCTCACCATTGATTTTCCATAAGAGGAATATTTTGTCATACTTTCATAGGactcaatatttatttcttgcaGAGATCTGGAGCTCTTCTGATTTAAATTTCTAGCATGCATCTGAATGTTACCATTGGGTGTTTTTTTAATAGTTGGACTTAAATTTAGTTTGTCGTTCTTGATTATACTagttttaagtgaaaataatttaGATTCTGTAAAAACATgctgttttcttttcagtttgcCAAGTGCtgagatatttttgtttgtctgtaacattttatttttgaaaattggtaTAAATTTAGGGGTGATGTTATTTTGGGAGCTAAGGCTTGTTTGCTGAACTTGATTGTCTCCTCTGTTGAGTTTTGACTCTTTAAAACAAAGTTGTGGAACCTTGTGAGACAGGGATGGCTTTCTATCCTGAGCAGACTCTGGCCAGCCATGCAGAGATGAGAAAATGCCAGACTGTGGCTGGCTTGTGGAAAGCTCCACCTTGTGGTCTGTTGCTACTGAACATGGTAGAAGACTGGGAGCCCAGGAAGGTTTTAAGGAAGTGGCTTGAGTCAGAGAAGCCCTGAACAGTTTTTTAGTAGTCAAATTGGGCGGCTTGACTTTGTTTTCCTGAAAgaatagaaattggaaaaaaaattaaagtaataatgtccttaactgaaaataaataaaaatataaatatcatcaaaaaaagaatataaagtaatACTATAATATGTAGAACAGGTGAAGAAAAACACTACGCAAATAGGCCTTCTGGTATAGTGTGTACATTTCTTATGGTTTGTATCCATCCTTTCAAATTAATGTCTTATGATGAAGGCATATTCTAAATTCTATATAAATAGCTAtgaaaactacacacacacagagctacaTTGTCCTCCAGAAGTGTTCATGCATCCATCTTGCTAAGAATGTTCCCTCTTCTCTAATCGGTTCTCAGCTGTGGTTCTCCCTGTCTTGaaagtcccacctcctccaaatCCTCCACCTGTCAATCTACCACAGAATGACTGTTTTTCTCTCAACCCTCTAAGGATCTGCTGCCAGTTAACAATTACCTCTCACAAAAAACTAGTACAGGGAAGTGGTCTTATGGTTTAGTGAGAATGTTTCACCTCCCTAAACAGATAGTACATTCTTGGAGAGGAAGAATCAtgacttattttttcttatatcttttaTACTTACTCAAAAGTACTTGTTGAAAAAAGGAGATGTTTTGTCCACACTAAACCTTTTAAGATAAGTGGGATTTTGGCTACAGGGCAGGGCTTTGTCTTAATTGTGTTTGTAGTTTTGTTGCCTACCACAGTGTTTCAGCAAGTATTTGTCAAACTGACTGGTCAGATGCATCAAAGAGAGCCAAGTATTTATGGTTagcttgaaaaattaaaagtcatgttttctttttaaaacataacaataaataaaacaaaaattttataataaattaaccattttaactatttttaagtgaaCAATTTACTGGCTGAAAGTACAATTTACATTGAACTTATGTTATCTTatgatttctaaaacattttctttatcccaaacaaaaatgtttccccttcctcccagctcctgggagCAATTTGCCTAGTCTAGATAACTCTATGAATTTGCccattctagatatttcatatgaaataatatagtatttctccctttgtgtctggcttatttcacttggcataatgttctcaagtttcatccatgttgtaacatatatcagaatttcattttcttttatggttGACTATTCCATTGAATGCACATATGACATTTTATCTATCAATTCGTCTATTGATGGAAGtgtttataatcttttaaaatacatatcaaTTAAATTTTAGTGTCTATAAAAGAGTGAAATGTAGTAATAATCTGAAACATTGAACACAGTGATTTTTCACCTTTCTACATCAAAAATATCTCAcagcttaaaataaaatttaaaaagcttctagGAATAACATTCAAACCAGAACAATTGTATTTTCTCCTGCCTACTCAAGTTCAGTTGTTGAATAGGGTTAAGAAGAAACTAGGAGAGACTTTGGGGAGATCAGACCtgtaaataggaaaaataagagatggaCCCAATTATCTATGAGGCATAATAACTTACATAAAATTGTAgtggtttaaaattttaaaatctatagaaCTTTAACATACACtttgggggacacaattcaaaTACCTCTAGAGAGTAAAGAGTGGGATACAGCTGTTCTTCTAAAGTCCTCTATATATGGGAGCCAACATAAAGGTAAAAATTTTCTGAGTAATCTTGTATACCATCTTTGTCAAAATACCACAAGAAGAGACCATTACCATCAGATCGATCAAGAAGTGAAGGCTTGCCCCATCCCCAGTGGGAATGATATGCTGGTATTCACCTCCATTCAACTTTCTTCCTGGTGTTCTTTCCTGAGAAAGAGCCTGGAAATCTCAAAGTGACATTTTCTCCTTTGCATTCAGGGTTTTGATTTAGGACCAGCCAATCAGTACACATATACAAAATTTGGAAGGAGGAAGTAAGGTAAAGCCCCACTTCTGCTATTTTTGATGAAAGGCTTAAttacaaatgtcttctttgacttTCAGTTATAGTTAGCAGAAGCTCAGGTGATCACTCACCAGCC carries:
- the C13H18orf63 gene encoding LOW QUALITY PROTEIN: uncharacterized protein C18orf63 homolog (The sequence of the model RefSeq protein was modified relative to this genomic sequence to represent the inferred CDS: deleted 1 base in 1 codon), whose product is MNESRQQSLFFMTLPDLHKLCAVQIILSNRMADTEIRSTQMKMCRQLLFLHEDILTSPVPGILNQIWVVMAIPFFKAGKLNAYIEKYGAKMEAPQRVIPIILQNCLLYSFTARLAPAWNRTGHLLVQGRDFLSQMGKQNAVVLDINVTETQVCLSIEVFTIRLPPPELKEFDISQSIIENFHSNKNAVIERHSILNNWCYILPSMKMGQIINILHVTPSDCPFHSFEDFQMHWDDLYGYKLPEDCGDVKIYCNIYFKMVRERTFTYPLSCIRSQPIQFFPRVDLEGVLKSFLSDLKSKLPQICGFPIKMTNKPCYYTHELTKPHIQENKVKPPNLTTKKLFRASLTQATSLKPSWAPSLLPCSVATDHKVELSTSQPQSGIFSSLHGWPESAQDRKPSLSHKVPQLCFKESKLNRGDNQVQQTSLSSQNNITPKFIPIFKNKMLQTNKNISALGKLKRKQHVFTESKLFSLKTSIIKNDKLNLSPTIKKTPNGNIQMHARNLNQKSSRSLQEINIESYESMTKYSSYGKSMVRSDESKQLSNSEVFQMSNNNLSMIKSSVNFHERENLTSKCITEILGKSHKSLKLERQPHIFESDIETKDPQLQQQSANQTKEVNVSDHRSIVSRTARSKRKLHLEPSDTSKKHHSSTAHRRSSSSRDQTRK